The following proteins are encoded in a genomic region of Desulfobotulus mexicanus:
- the rpmI gene encoding 50S ribosomal protein L35 — MPKMKTNRAAAKRFTRTGSGKFKIRKANSSHILTKKTTKRKRNLRQGQIADKTNEAQLKRLMPYA; from the coding sequence ATGCCGAAAATGAAGACCAACCGGGCCGCAGCCAAGCGCTTTACACGCACCGGCTCAGGCAAGTTTAAAATCCGGAAGGCCAATTCAAGCCACATTCTGACCAAAAAAACCACCAAGAGAAAACGCAACCTGCGCCAGGGCCAGATTGCGGACAAAACCAACGAAGCACAGCTCAAGCGACTTATGCCCTACGCATAA
- the rplT gene encoding 50S ribosomal protein L20 — MRVKRGFKARQRRKKVLKLAKGFRGGRSKLFRTAADSVDKALMYAYRDRRQKKRDFRRLWIARINAAARINGLSYSRFVHGLKMAEIDLDRKVLAELAISDPEGFAIIAKTASEKLQA, encoded by the coding sequence ATGCGCGTAAAAAGAGGCTTTAAAGCCAGACAAAGACGTAAAAAAGTATTAAAACTTGCCAAAGGCTTCCGTGGAGGTCGCAGCAAGCTTTTCCGCACAGCAGCGGATTCCGTGGATAAGGCCCTGATGTATGCCTACCGCGACCGCCGTCAGAAAAAACGGGATTTTCGCCGTCTCTGGATTGCCCGTATCAATGCTGCCGCCCGGATAAACGGCCTTTCCTACAGCCGTTTTGTTCACGGCCTGAAAATGGCCGAAATTGATCTGGACCGCAAGGTTCTGGCGGAGCTTGCTATTTCCGATCCTGAAGGTTTTGCCATCATTGCTAAAACCGCCTCCGAAAAGCTGCAGGCTTAA